From Enterococcus wangshanyuanii, the proteins below share one genomic window:
- a CDS encoding alpha/beta fold hydrolase, translated as MKISIRHRYIKKIPVLEVVAEEEKNKALPLVIYYHGWQSAKELSLTQARKLARKGIRVILPDAMNHGERKTGPVSPIPSVTFWSSIQYNIIEFSQLIRHFEKLELIKNKKIGVGGVSMGGITTCALLTQHPEINTAACMMGTPAPMRYIERVMERAAEMDYFVPKDLPLLQSWVTHYDLSKAPEKIAERPVLFWHGTKDPKIPYEDMADFYQQISDETYAQNSRFLTGEGEGHLVKGEMMDVVAEWFEENLIDRD; from the coding sequence GTGAAAATCAGTATTCGACATCGCTATATCAAAAAAATTCCTGTACTGGAAGTTGTTGCAGAAGAAGAAAAAAACAAAGCTTTACCTCTAGTCATCTATTATCATGGCTGGCAGTCTGCTAAGGAATTATCATTGACTCAAGCACGAAAATTAGCGAGAAAAGGGATTCGGGTGATTTTACCGGATGCTATGAATCATGGGGAACGTAAAACTGGTCCAGTATCACCGATTCCTTCTGTGACATTTTGGTCAAGTATCCAATACAATATCATAGAATTTTCGCAGCTGATCCGTCATTTTGAAAAGCTTGAGCTGATCAAAAATAAGAAAATAGGTGTGGGCGGTGTTTCGATGGGCGGGATCACGACATGTGCTTTACTGACTCAACATCCAGAAATCAATACGGCAGCCTGTATGATGGGAACACCAGCCCCAATGCGCTATATTGAACGAGTAATGGAGCGAGCAGCTGAAATGGACTATTTTGTACCTAAGGATTTACCATTGCTGCAAAGTTGGGTCACGCATTATGATCTATCAAAAGCACCTGAAAAGATAGCTGAACGTCCTGTCTTATTCTGGCATGGAACGAAAGATCCTAAAATTCCCTATGAGGACATGGCAGATTTTTATCAACAGATCTCAGATGAAACGTATGCTCAAAACAGCCGTTTTCTGACTGGAGAAGGGGAAGGACATCTAGTGAAAGGTGAAATGATGGATGTTGTGGCGGAATGGTTTGAGGAGAATTTAATAGACAGAGACTAA
- a CDS encoding BMC domain-containing protein, translating to MKTFEAIGAIETFGLVFVLEACDAMCKAADVELVGYENVASGYISVIVQGDVAACQSAVDAGIKAVENLGAEVYSSVVIAGPHIDLNKIINRYQLNSLLSEEEGDAV from the coding sequence ATGAAAACCTTTGAAGCGATTGGAGCCATTGAGACATTTGGCTTAGTGTTTGTCTTAGAAGCGTGTGATGCGATGTGTAAAGCGGCAGATGTTGAATTAGTTGGATATGAAAATGTCGCGTCCGGGTATATTTCAGTCATTGTGCAAGGAGATGTAGCTGCTTGCCAATCTGCTGTTGATGCAGGGATCAAAGCAGTTGAAAATTTAGGTGCGGAGGTCTATAGCTCAGTTGTGATCGCTGGTCCGCATATCGATTTGAATAAAATTATCAACCGTTATCAGTTAAATAGCCTTTTATCTGAAGAGGAGGGAGATGCAGTTTAG
- a CDS encoding BMC domain-containing protein, which yields MKYDALGMVETKGLIGSIEAADAMVKAANVSLIGKEFVGGGIVTVMVRGDVGAVKAATDAGASAAERVGELLSVHVIPRPHGEVENILPVNKAK from the coding sequence ATGAAATACGATGCATTAGGAATGGTAGAAACAAAAGGATTGATTGGGTCGATCGAGGCAGCAGATGCGATGGTTAAAGCAGCAAATGTTTCTTTGATCGGGAAAGAATTTGTTGGCGGCGGAATCGTTACAGTAATGGTGCGCGGAGATGTGGGTGCAGTTAAAGCAGCGACTGATGCGGGGGCAAGTGCTGCTGAACGTGTAGGAGAGCTTTTATCCGTTCATGTGATTCCACGCCCACATGGTGAAGTGGAAAATATTTTGCCAGTAAATAAAGCCAAATAA
- a CDS encoding MerR family transcriptional regulator encodes MNKMENCTNVNQMYSIGEVAKICNVSRKTLRFYEQLGLLTPDHVSLENGYRYYTEKTMNLIPVIKYYKQMGFKLQEMGNVQNTGDYFYQETNFLTKLSELKREEQRIRNSYTAVSDWIGLLREGSIAIENQLQNVNVKYLDRESYVFMEQDFCYNYMDAVINIPWVNYLEEQDCEITGPVILHFENCEEKMACKSRKMNVMQKPVSIANSEMPTTFFGGQMFLSSYYLGDPADICQQYKKMLLWAKEHDYQCSDEVYERYVIDYWSTMNVDNFVIELLIPAEKNKK; translated from the coding sequence ATGAATAAAATGGAAAACTGTACGAATGTAAATCAAATGTACTCGATTGGTGAGGTAGCAAAGATTTGTAATGTTTCCCGCAAAACATTGCGTTTCTATGAACAATTAGGCTTATTGACACCAGATCATGTTAGTTTGGAAAATGGTTATCGTTATTATACGGAGAAGACCATGAATTTGATTCCTGTCATCAAGTATTACAAGCAGATGGGCTTTAAGCTACAGGAAATGGGTAATGTGCAGAACACTGGAGACTATTTTTATCAAGAGACGAATTTTCTAACGAAGCTGTCTGAGTTAAAACGAGAAGAACAACGTATTCGTAATAGTTATACAGCTGTCTCAGACTGGATCGGTTTGTTGAGAGAAGGATCGATTGCAATTGAAAATCAGCTGCAAAATGTCAATGTGAAATATTTGGATCGTGAAAGCTATGTCTTTATGGAGCAGGATTTTTGTTATAACTATATGGATGCGGTGATCAATATTCCTTGGGTCAATTATTTAGAGGAGCAGGATTGTGAAATCACGGGTCCAGTGATTCTTCATTTCGAGAACTGTGAGGAGAAGATGGCCTGTAAGTCCCGTAAAATGAATGTGATGCAAAAACCTGTTAGTATTGCAAATAGTGAGATGCCGACGACTTTTTTTGGTGGTCAGATGTTTTTATCCAGCTATTATTTAGGTGACCCGGCTGATATTTGTCAGCAATATAAAAAGATGTTGTTATGGGCAAAGGAACATGATTATCAATGCTCAGATGAGGTATATGAACGTTATGTGATCGATTATTGGTCTACTATGAATGTTGATAATTTTGTGATCGAACTGTTGATTCCAGCAGAAAAAAATAAAAAATAA
- a CDS encoding DMT family transporter, with protein MNSEKSILSTSTNADLKMKEVSKGFQVKGITNGLVSGITYGIYSTLVVVASGYDPLISAAGFLAAPFVCSGLNDFFAGIFLLFYNAKHGRLKEIIRMVKTKPGKMLVIGFLLGGPIANGAYLVGLAMAGAYAIPISATCSLFGALFSWIFLKQKPTARIILGMVVCVMGAIVINLVKPEGAPNFTLGIICALIAAVSWGLEGVFSSFGGAMIDTDVAVNLRELVSGLFVMILVLPFVGGVGLLFKTLAAGTPVMWLLLSGLSAGISFLTWYKANAMVGTAVGMSLNVTYAFWGVIFSVIFLGQTVTPTMVIGSIVIVIGAILVTMNPLDFFRKGEA; from the coding sequence ATGAATAGTGAAAAAAGTATTCTGAGTACAAGTACAAATGCGGACCTAAAAATGAAAGAGGTCAGCAAAGGATTTCAAGTTAAGGGAATTACGAATGGACTAGTTTCTGGAATTACTTACGGAATTTATTCTACTTTAGTTGTGGTTGCCAGTGGGTATGATCCGCTGATCAGTGCTGCGGGATTTTTAGCTGCACCATTTGTTTGTTCAGGTTTAAATGATTTTTTTGCTGGAATTTTTCTTTTATTTTATAACGCAAAGCATGGACGATTAAAGGAAATCATCCGCATGGTAAAAACCAAGCCAGGGAAAATGCTTGTGATCGGGTTCTTATTAGGCGGTCCGATCGCAAATGGGGCTTATCTTGTTGGTCTAGCAATGGCTGGCGCTTATGCGATCCCAATTTCAGCTACCTGTAGTTTGTTCGGTGCATTGTTCTCATGGATTTTCTTAAAACAGAAGCCGACAGCCAGAATTATTTTGGGCATGGTGGTTTGTGTGATGGGTGCGATCGTGATCAATCTGGTCAAACCAGAAGGCGCACCGAATTTCACTTTAGGAATTATCTGTGCGTTGATTGCAGCTGTTTCGTGGGGCTTAGAAGGGGTCTTTTCAAGTTTCGGCGGTGCGATGATCGATACAGATGTAGCAGTCAATTTACGTGAATTAGTTTCTGGCTTGTTCGTAATGATTTTGGTTTTACCATTTGTTGGTGGTGTGGGCTTATTATTTAAAACGTTAGCAGCTGGAACACCAGTGATGTGGTTACTACTATCTGGACTAAGCGCAGGAATTTCTTTCTTAACTTGGTACAAAGCCAACGCGATGGTGGGGACAGCTGTCGGAATGTCGCTGAATGTAACGTATGCATTTTGGGGTGTCATCTTCAGTGTGATTTTCTTAGGTCAAACAGTTACACCAACCATGGTGATTGGTTCGATCGTGATCGTCATCGGTGCGATTTTAGTGACGATGAATCCGTTGGACTTCTTCAGAAAGGGGGAAGCATAG
- a CDS encoding BMC domain-containing protein, which yields MVYRGEEALGLIETVGLVPALKACDEMLKAADVELVSYENIGSTLVTIMVKGDVAAVEASVSAGARAAEAIGTLTAQNVMPRPIPSVGDIVSVHAIDV from the coding sequence TTGGTTTATCGTGGTGAGGAGGCGTTGGGGCTTATTGAGACTGTTGGTCTGGTTCCGGCGTTGAAAGCGTGTGATGAGATGTTGAAGGCAGCAGATGTTGAGCTGGTTTCATATGAAAATATTGGTTCTACTTTAGTTACGATCATGGTCAAGGGGGATGTTGCTGCTGTTGAAGCTTCGGTTTCAGCAGGTGCTCGAGCAGCTGAAGCGATCGGCACTTTGACTGCGCAAAATGTGATGCCAAGACCGATTCCGTCTGTTGGGGACATTGTTTCTGTCCATGCAATAGATGTGTAG